The following coding sequences lie in one Cloeon dipterum chromosome 1, ieCloDipt1.1, whole genome shotgun sequence genomic window:
- the kermit gene encoding PDZ domain-containing protein GIPC3, translated as MFKKRSTRTKQGDENHNTKQGPLPAPPTTPAPPAPVQRPQLVFHCQQAQGSPTGLISGFGNVKELYAKIAECYDFPSDDILFCTLNTHKVDMNKLLGGQIGLDDFIFVHRKGRPKEVQITKTEDALGLTITDNGAGYAFIKRIKEGSLIDSMSYIQVGDHIERIDNETLVGRRHFEVAKMLKEIPKGTTFTMRLVEPQKAGFANIGPRGDPRKGKKQGFGSGKETLRFKANGTAEVVEADDQEQIGIDNINKLLESFMGINDSELASQIWQRAKGTQNSMDFAEAIDGSDLEEFGFTDDFIIELWGAITDARSGRLK; from the exons ATGTTCAAGAAGCGGTCGACACGCACGAAGCAGGGCGACGAGAATCACAACACCAAGCAGGGGCCGCTGCCGGCGCCGCCGACGACGCCCGCGCCCCCTGCCCCCGTGCAGCGGCCCCAACTCGTCTTCCACTGCCAGCAGGCGCAGGGCTCGCCCACAGGACTCATCTCGGGCTTCGGCAACGTCAAAGAGCTCTACGCCAAAATCGCAGAATGCTACGACTTTCCTTCAGACGAT ATACTCTTCTGCACGCTGAATACGCACAAAGTGGACATGAACAAATTGCTCGGCGGTCAAATCGGACTAGATGACTTCATATTTGTCCACAGAAAAG GCCGGCCAAAAGAAGTGCAAATTACGAAAACCGAAGACGCGCTTGGCTTGACCATCACAGACAACGGCGCCGGCTACGCATTCATAAAACGCATCAAGGAGGGCAGTCTTATTGACTCTATGAGTTACATCCAG GTGGGTGATCACATCGAACGGATCGATAACGAAACTCTGGTTGGGCGCAGGCATTTTGAGGTTGCAAAGATGCTCAAGGAAATTCCCAAGGGCACCACATTTACAATGCGACTGGTCGAGCCCCAAAAAGCTGGTTTTG CCAACATCGGTCCACGCGGTGACCCAAGGAAAGGGAAGAAGCAAGGTTTCGGCTCTGGGAAAGAAACACTGCGCTTCAAAGCAAACGGCACAGCAGAAGTGGTCGAGGCGGACGACCAAGAGCAAATCGGCATCGACAACATCAACAAGCTGCTGGAATCGTTCATGGGCATCAACGACTCCGAGCTGGCCTCGCAAATCTGGCAGCGGGCCAAGGGCACGCAAAACAGCATGGACTTTGCAGAAGCCATCGACGGCTCCGATCTCGAGGAATTCGGATTCACGGACGACTTTATCATTGAACTCTGGGGTGCAATCACAGACGCCAGATCCGGCAGGCTCAAGTga
- the LOC135947834 gene encoding uncharacterized protein LOC135947834 — MDPRRRNRHGRPAPAGNNYANANAPRPFVKMDRISMDRITQIPSPFHHSNSVPSPYSRRMPVRQGQMVGSPYQIFSPRHQQQQQGYHGLPPVPPYPFHNVDLTPRRRQGPVTRSALRPQNNLSRLTAKPALKLSVAKATEKQTMVSEKPKRESLRPQPANRRSLAPEKLTKPVEKLIEKPKRESLRPEPARRKSVAPEKQTKSIEKPKRESLRPEPARRRSVAPPVRSATDFIERNKMNAGRRKSVDPSALREMKAAPRRQSLARAAKTPRPEVTLEPVEINIEEPAQPEKVENVEQVEYDQFEAKENVPDNVLEEAPLPKKAKLDNSELEEEEKPKSPKQTTSLFLQYLDIKKDDLPNIVADYDSQAAADCEPTKGSKKNRCAIM, encoded by the exons ATGGACCCACGACGTCGAAATCGTCACGGCCGCCCTGCGCCCGctggaaataattatgcaaacgCAAACGCACCCAGGCCATTCGTCAAAATGGACAGAATCTCCATGGACAGGATCACGCAGATTCCGTCTCCTTTTCATCACTCAAATTCTGTGCCTTCGCCATACAGCAG gagGATGCCAGTTCGTCAGGGACAGATGGTTGGTTCGccatatcaaatattttccccgAGACACCAGCAACAACAGCAAGGCTACCATGGATTGCCCCCTGTGCCGCCATACCCTTTCCACAACGTTGACCTGACTCCACGAAGGCGTCAGGGTCCTGTAACTCGAAGTGCTCTCAGGCCCCAAAACAATCTGTCCAGACTGACGGCTAAGCCAGCCTTGAAGCTGTCGGTAGCAAAAGCAACTGAGAAACAGACAATGGTGTCTGAAAAGCCTAAGAGGGAGTCCCTGAGGCCTCAGCCGGCCAATAGGAGGAGTCTAGCACCTGAGAAACTGACCAAGCCAGTCGAAAAGTTGATTGAAAAGCCTAAGAGGGAATCTCTGAGGCCTGAGCCAGCCCGCAGAAAGAGTGTGGCACCTGAGAAACAGACAAAGTCGATTGAAAAGCCTAAGAGGGAGTCCCTGAGGCCTGAGCCGGCCCGCAGGAGGAGTGTGGCACCGCCTGTCCGCAGTGCAACAGATTTCATTGAGAGAAATAAGATGAATGCAG GGCGAAGGAAGAGTGTCGACCCAAGCGCCTTGAGGGAAATGAAAGCAGCACCGCGCAGGCAAAGTTTGGCAAGAGCAGCCAAAACGCCTCGTCCGGAAGTGACACTCGAGCCTGTGGAAATCAATATAGAAGAACCAGCACAGCCCGAGAAGGTGGAAAATGTCGAGCAGGTTGAATATGACCAGTTTGAAGCCAAGGAAAATGTGCCTGACAATGTGTTGGAAGAAGCTCCATTGCCAAAGAAAGCCAAGCTTGACAACTCTGAattggaggaggaggaaaagcCTAAGTCTCCTAAACAAACAACCTCCCTCT tCCTTCAGTATTTGGACATCAAAAAGGATGATTTGCCAAACATAGTTGCCGACTACGACAGTCAGGCGgccgctgattgtgagccaaCGAAAGGAAGTAAGAAAAATCGTTGTGCCATTATGTAA